AACGTCGAGAAGCACAACGGGCAGGCTCGAACGGCGGTCCAGCAGGGCCGCGAGGACCTCGCCCGGAAGGCCCTCGAGAAGAAGAAGGCCAAGATGAACCAGATCGAGGAACTCGAGCGCCAGATCTCGGACCTGCAGAACCAGCAGGATCGACTGATCGAACAGAAAGACGAACTCCAGGGGCGCATCGAGGAGTTCCGCACGAAGAAGGAGACGATGAAGGCCCGGTACGAGGCCGCGGAAGCGAGCTCCACGGTCTCGGAGGCGATGACCGCCACGGGAGAGGAGTTCGAGGACGTCGGCCGGGCCATCGAGCGCGCCGAGGAGAAGACCGAGGACATGGAGGCTCGTGCCGCCGCGATGGACGAGCTCCACGAGTCGGGCGCGTTCGAGGACGTCCTCTCCGATAAGGACAGCATCGACCGCGAACTCGAGTCCCTGTCGACCGACAGCGGCGTCGACGCCGAACTCGAGACGCTCAAGGCCGAGATGGGGAGCGAGGAGGCGACGGAGGGTGAGGCGAATGCAGAGGACCTCGAGGCAGAGGTCGAAACCGAAGCCGAATCCGATGTCGACACCGACGCCGACGTGAACGACGCCGAGGTCGAATCGGAACTGGCTGAACTCAAAGAAGAAGAGGAGAACTGATCGCGAGCGCCGTTCCTCGAGTCGTTCGGTCGCGTCGACTGGCTCCGATCGAGCTATTTCGAGTGCGTCCGAACACGCACGACGGTTACTGGTCGAGCAGACCGGCCGCCAGTAATGCCACATAGTCGTCGCGTTCATCTCGCTGAGGGTCGAAACCTTCGACCGAGGATCGCAAACCTCGAGCTGTGGTCACATACCTCGACCGAGGATCACAAATAGACGCTCGCGCGGCGAGCGAGGTTGCGCTCTCGGCCAGAGCGATACTGAAACGTGGCGAGAAACGGGGCGGCGACCGACGGCCAGGAAGTCGGTGTCGATTCTAGGTGGGCGTCCCGAGCGCGGCGATGTCGTACGCCGCGATGTCAGCCGGCGACTCGAGGACGTACACGGTAAACGCCCACGTGTCGCCGGCATCGAGGTCGCTCGTGTGCTTGAAGTAGACGCCGAGCAGGTTGTCGGCATCGTCGTAGACCCGGATGCGGATCTCGACGAGGGCTAGCCGATCGTTGCCCGCGTTCTCGAGCGTTCCCTGGACGGTCGAGCCCTGGTAATCGTCTTCCAGGACGAACTCGTGATCGATGAGGGCGATCGCGTCGAGCGGCGAGACGCCGCTGGCTGGACCGTCGTCGGCAAGTGCCGCGGCGGCGGTCATCTCTTCGGCCGTTCGCCCCTCGCCGTCGACGTCGACGGGGACACGCTCCGTCTCCGCTCCCTGCTCGTCGTCCGTCCCGCCGTAGGACGGGGACGTCCCCGTTCCGAGACAACCGGCGATCGCCAGTCCGGCGACAGATCCGACGGCAGCGAGGGCTTCCCGCCGAGACGTCGAGGATTCGGGCCGCTCGCTTCCTCCTGCCGGCGGGCCCCGCCAATCC
This region of Natronosalvus halobius genomic DNA includes:
- a CDS encoding FxLYD domain-containing protein produces the protein MATSDQDGARTNSRSARSTSSTYSTDDERSHRQHPDWRGPPAGGSERPESSTSRREALAAVGSVAGLAIAGCLGTGTSPSYGGTDDEQGAETERVPVDVDGEGRTAEEMTAAAALADDGPASGVSPLDAIALIDHEFVLEDDYQGSTVQGTLENAGNDRLALVEIRIRVYDDADNLLGVYFKHTSDLDAGDTWAFTVYVLESPADIAAYDIAALGTPT
- a CDS encoding PspA/IM30 family protein produces the protein MGILSRTSYIIRSKLNAILDRSEDPTQTLDYSYEQMRDQLQQVKRGIADLTTQKKRLEMQKRRLEENVEKHNGQARTAVQQGREDLARKALEKKKAKMNQIEELERQISDLQNQQDRLIEQKDELQGRIEEFRTKKETMKARYEAAEASSTVSEAMTATGEEFEDVGRAIERAEEKTEDMEARAAAMDELHESGAFEDVLSDKDSIDRELESLSTDSGVDAELETLKAEMGSEEATEGEANAEDLEAEVETEAESDVDTDADVNDAEVESELAELKEEEEN